Sequence from the Prunus persica cultivar Lovell chromosome G5, Prunus_persica_NCBIv2, whole genome shotgun sequence genome:
TCATAACCCATGACTTATCAAAATCATGTTAggatattaataaaatatattactaTGACGATGAACGATATGAACAGACTTAGTTTCAATTAGAAGAGTTTCATAGAAAATACGAGGCTTATTCAAGGGAGAAAGATTATCccttaaatatttttcagcCAGAAAATTTGGGTGTTtatctaaataattcatttcaaTGATTGTTACCGACATCTTCGTATATTCACGAACTGAATTTTCAGCAATCTACTTCTCCTTAACCTTATTATATGGAGAAGAAGACATCAGTGGCTTTGGATCATTAGGGGATGACTTGGTAAGAGCTGATGAGCTCTTACTTGCAGTCATTTGTCTGAAACTTCTAGTTCGCACCCTGCAAAAATTCTCGAGGTAAGAAGTCCAGGAGTGCGTTAGTTTCACCTTtaataaattcaatatcaaaatcaaaagcagAAAGAATTCCTTGCCATCTTTCAAAAATTTGTTTGGATGCTAGATTTTTAACATCCTTGAACAAAATGTCTTTGGCAGCCTTGCAATCTACTCTTATCAAAAATTTCTTATTGAAAAGATCACTTTCAAATTTAGAGACAGCGTGGACAATGGCTAGCATTTCTTTCTTAACAGTAGAATAATTCTTTTGAGCTGGTTTCCAAACTCCAGAGGTGAACCTAACTAATTGTTCTGAGTTATTAACCCTCTGTTTTAAGATTCCCCCATACCCTATTTCTGAAGCATCAGTTTCTACGATTTTAAAGGCTTCTGGGTTGGCTAAAGCTAAACAAGGAAGTTCTTTGACTTTAACTTTCAGTCTCCTTACAGCTTTAGTGTGTTCATCAGACCAAGAAACCGGGTTCTTTTTCAACCTTTGATATAATAATTTTGAGTCCTGAGCTAAATCTTTATAAAAATGCTTTATGTAATTGAGACTTCCTAAGAATCTTTGTAACTGTTGCTTGTCCCTAATTCCATCAGGGAACTTATCAACAAAGGATATTGCTTGATCAATCGGAACTACTAGTCCCTTATTAATATTATGTCCCAAAAAGTGAACTTTTGAAGAAAATAGTTTCCTTTTCTTCGCTGATACTACTAATCCTGCATGTTTCACAACTTTCAAGAAAATATTCAGATGTTTAAAGTGTTGTTCCAAAGAATTAGAATAGACTaaaacatcatcaatataaacaATGGTGAAAGCAGTGTAAGGATTAAATATATCATTCATAATATTTTGACATTCAAAAGGGGCATTTTTCAATCCAAAAGGTAGAACATTCCATTCGTAATGTCCAAAGGGGACATTAAAAGTTGTTTTGTAACTGTCTTTTTCGGCGATCTGGATTTGCCAATATCCTGATTTcatgtcaaattttgaaaagatgACTGCCTTATTTAGTCTGTCCAAAAGATCCTTCTTATTAGGTATCGGATATCTAACCCATTTCAAGGCTTTATTCAGGGTTTGTAATTTAACACCAATCTGGGTACTCCCCTTTCTAATTCAGCTACGTTTTCAACATAAAAGGCAGAATAGCTCCAAGGAGATGAGCTTTTCCTAATTAACTTCTTATTTAATAAATCTTGAATTTCGGATTTACAGATTTCCATTAGCCTAGCATTCATTTGAACTAGCCTGGCTTTGGTtgggattttattttcatcaaactCAGGCTCATAGGGTAATTCAATTATGTGCCTCTTTCTATTCCAGAAGGCATTGTGTATTTCAGCACAAACTTGACTTTCGAACATCTTTTggatttcatcaattttttcttttatcttgcTATTTTGCAGTTGTTCTTCTATTCTCTTATGCTGCATTTCTTCTTTCAAATGGTATAAAtagttttctttcctttttattttttcttgaatttcattaatataATTATGCTTTGGTGGTTGAGAAAACCTAAAGATTATAGGTTGACCTTCTACCTCAGTTTTAATTCCCTCTtcagaaatagaaaaaggatAAAGCATATTAATGAATGGTGTTCCTAATATAAGATACTGGTTTAAACCTTTCTCTAGAACAAAAGGAGTTTCAAAACAAATACCCTGATTGAGCACAGCAGCGTCAGACAATTTAAATTGAATTCCCATTTTTTTGGCTATTAACGGCTGTATGTAGAACTTGGGTAGTCTTCTTAAAATACGTTGTGGGTACCACTCCCTCATTTATACAGTTAAGATCGGCCCTTGTATCGATCAGCCCTTCAACGGTAAATTTATAGGTTCTATCAATCACAATAGTTATCATCACATACCATTTTAGAGCTATCACTCTATCTATACTATTAACAAATTTCATGGTATTAACCTGCTCTTCTTGTAGGGATTCTTTTCTCACAAGTTCAATTTTCTCTTGAAATTCTTCCATTAGATTTTCAAATTCTAATTGCTCCGATTTTTCTTCTGTATCTTTTTCCGAAAAAGGGCGATAGAGTTCTAGAATTCTAACCCTATTTTTTATCTCTCTAAGTTCTTCTTTCACATCATGAACTTCGCACTGCAGATCATTGAGAGTAGGTTCTTTCTTGTGAATTTTGTCATTCATCCTGTTCACTATAGTTTTAAAGCTATAGTTTTCAACTGGTTGTCTCACATTAGTTACAGCTGGCTGCAGGTTACTTGGTCCTACTTTAGCTAGTGAGATATAACTTTCAAGcgcctctctctttttctctggATCCTCTATTTTGTCAATTAAGTCTATTATCAGACTTTCTTCTTTGGTTAAAACACATATTTTGAGATCATTGAATTGACAGGCGCACTCATCTTCACTATCTGAACTAGTTTTAGTATCAGATTCAAATAATCCTTCATTTTCTAGCTGAGCTAGTTCGTTATCACTTTCTTGCTCAAAATCGGAGGAATTAAGCATTATTTGGCAAAGTTGCTGCTTAAGTTCTTCACTAATGCTTAAGTTACTGATTTTGTCCTTCATTTTACATTCGGATTTATAGTGTCCGACTTTTCCACATTTGTAGCATGTTGGGACCGcacctttctttcctttacTAGCATTCTTACTAGTTTCCCCTAcgtatttctttttcttaaaggTCTTATATGGTTTCTTAGGCTCAGACTTAGACTCGTATTTATCATATTTCTTAGTCTTGTACCTGTCTTTTTCGGCGATCTGGATTTGCCAATATCCTGATTTcatgtcaaattttgaaaagatgACTGCCTTATTTAGtctgtttatatatatatggactaaaaaaaatttgtgtgtcCCAATAAATTGTAGGCCCAGGCAATGGCCTTAGTTGCCCTGACCAAGGGCCGCCCCTGGGCAGTAGGAAAGTGGGTGCTCTTGGGTCTGGGGTTGGGTCGAAGGTCGAATAGGTGCTACGCTGGTGAAAAGAGGTGTGATGGCAATGGTGGGGAAGAAAGGTGACGGTTGAGTTATAGAAACGCAAAGCATTTTGATATTGAAGGCAAAGAATGAGGGTTTCTGGCAACCTCAAATTGTTAAAGAGTTTCACAGTAAACCATTCTGTTTATCTACACATAGAAATTGATATATGTTTATGTAGAGAaatctctgttttcttttccagttTTGCAATCTCTTGTTCCTCTCTCTTTAGTTCATTGTCTCTGCACTCTCTATGTGTAGGTCTTCTCAATTCGGAATACCAAAGATTAAGATAGAATGAAGTTTGAAAAAGTGGTAACTTTGAAGTCCTTGATTCTCCAATTCGAACTTGGGTTTAAGGCTCTTTCTCGTTCGAACTTGATTTCATCTTATGGATTTCACATATCTGTGGCTGGTCTTCTGGGTATTGCTGGTTTTGTTTTAGCTCTCAAAGACTCGAAATTGAGCAGGCTAAGCAGCTTAGACTGGTTGCCCAAGACTGACAATggttcaattttattattttttaaaaagtcagTGGGTAAATTGATAACTAGGTACAGTTCATAGGGCATTTCGGCAGTTTACCCAAGTTATGTTTCTGTTAAGTAAAGAGACACGTGTCACAAAACTAAAGAGGAAACACGGAGACACAGAGAGATTTGGTAACATGAAAATCGGACTCACCCTCACCATCCTCCTCAACACTTGATACATGTCCTTTAGTATAACTATAGCTAATTCTTTACACTTAATTATGtttaaagtttaaaataaaaaattaaagtaaaataataataaaataacattaaaaaataaaaacaaaaactctatctctttctctctctcccttctcGATGTAGCCTCACCCCTAGGCCCTATCATCTACAACCACCCCCTCAACAACCATAGCCACCATTGCCCTGCGGCAACCCAACCATCATCCCCTCCACCTTGGCGTGAGCAAAACATGATTCTTTATACACAACGGCTTGACCTTCTCTTCCAAAGCCCAATTCAATTTccgaattttctcaatctCTTCCCTGTTGTCTCTGGGCCTCTTCACCATCCCAACCTCTATGGCGTCCATTATTCTTCTCGCTTTCCACTTCCTCTGAAGGAAACATGTActtaaattttcaaatctcTGGATTTTAGGCTACAACATACATGAATCAAACATTCGAAGAGGCAAAAgcaaatttttgttcttattgACCTTAATGCTATCCAATTTCCCAAGTATCTTTCTAGGTCTAATCTCATATgtgccaaaaaaacaaaagtggagGAAATGATTAGACTTTCTTACCCTTAAAGATTGATTGGATGGCATCTAAGTTATGAAAGACATTCTTCCTTGTGCTTGCTTCATAAATTCTTCTCAAAGATACCAAAATACTTATCCTCTAGTTCATACACAccaaataaagagaagaggTTAAGAAGATGACCAAGAGGATGTGATGTGCTAGCCCTCTCTTCTTAGAGGTCAAGTTTGGCTCATGGTAGAGAGTGGATCTATCATCTCTCAACATCACACCTAATTTCTGAGGAGGCTCAAACCCCAGAGAGTGAATGGTATAAATGTGGCTTATATAGACCACACCACAAGTAAGGAAACCCTCACCTGCAACCGCCCATAGTGTGATTGGGCTTCTCTTGGGCTCACTTTGTGTTGTCATATAACACTTATTCTTGAGCCTAATGGGTCCTTTCCTTCTTCATTTGTTCCTCTTATTACATTTATTGGTATGCGATCCATAGGTTCCAATTAGTGAGGTAGTGGCTAGGTTCGATTCCTCTGAACCGTGTGTGAATTAAATCCCATCATTTAATTCTCCCTATTGGTTTTAACAACTCCAATGACTTCCACATCTACTTGCTCTCCATTCCCCATGAACACTTTAACTTCATGCTTTCTTCGCTCCATCCTTCTTGTGAATTCCTCCACATTATGAGCTATATGAATCGAGCCACCTATATCTAACCACCAAGAATTAGAAGGAACATCCACTAAATAagactcaaaactcactaaaaCCAATTCTCTAACCTTTATTCTTCTCGAACCACTATTTGTCATGGTTGCAGTTCCTCTTTATGTGACCCTCCTTACAAAAATAACATTTGAATTCAATAGTTGGAGTCATGCCAAGTGGGTTGTTCTTTTGAAACTGATTCAACTTCTTCACTTCCTATGTTGCAGCACCCTTATTCTCATACTTCTTGGCAACGACCATGTTAACAACACCACTATAAGCTTTTGTTGTATTTTCCTCAAGAACAGTAATTGTAATCAAGTCACCCATTGTCCAATCTTCCTTCAGGGTGTTGTAAGTGGATTTCATCTAATCATAAAGTAGAGAATCCAGTGCAATGTGCACTAGATAAGTCGGATCAATAGGTACTTTCAGCTTGTTCAGTTTGGCAGCAATATCCAACAGTCCCATGAGATGTTCTCTCATGCTCCCTCATTCATACTTCATATTAGCCAGCCTAGGCATTATGTTCTTTGTTTTAGCCTTGTTGGATTCCTTAAATTTCCTTTCAATGAATTCCATAAACTGCTTGGCATTTCTACAACTCCACCAAAAACAACTTCCATAATAGTCTTCTTCATTACCAACATGCACTTCTTATTCGTCATCCTCTAAGCTTCATGCACCCTTTTCACTTCAACAAGGGAATTCACAATGGTTTTGGTTGGCTCATCTTAGGTGATAGCATAATCGGTGTCATACATGCCAAGAGTAACTTGAAGATCGAACTTCCATCTTTTGATGTTTGATCCAATGAGGCTTTCAATTTGCGAGAAATTAATTGAGGGAGTAGTCAAAGCTGTAAGGATTTGCAAAAGAAAGTATAAGTACTTCCAAGAAAACCGATTCTCAATTTGTTAAGAGAAACagtttttcaatttatctttaattcacaaaactaacaaataacatatacccaaaaaaaaaaaaaaagtatcacACCTTTGTGGCAAGAGATTACTTATagcttacaaataaattacgTGTTATTTTGTGCCAtcataaacaaattatatgAAGTAATTTCGGTATGATGCAATTTTAGTTATTTCTTTAGGGTTTGAGTATTTagatttggttttgttgattCTTAGAACAAAAACTAGTTCCTATCTGACacaaaaataaccaaacaaaacacaatcaaaggataaaaccctaaaattggCTTAAATAGTGTTTTATGCAGTGAATAGTGTTTTAGGTATCTGTTTCGACCCATTATACCTTTCCAAATAGGAAATTGTGTGATTAACAGTACTCACTCATTTGCTTTGACATAAGGCCATTTTTAGGGTTATGTCAAAAACGGGTTTAAAGTTTTGAagatatgaaaaatcaataaaaatatgatttttccagattctttaatattaatagTATTTAGGAAAAAATTTTAATACGTCATCAAATTtttaaacataacaaaaatagTCATGGCATCAATGGATAAAGAAATCGTGATAGGCATGCTTGAAAACGATCTCAGTATGTGTGAGTAACTAtgtgctctgataccaactgtTAGATTTTCCGTATATGTGTTCATGATCTTTCACACAACCTAAAATACATAGAAGACATACCTGACGTCATTTTTCTTGAGTACACGATCTCATAACTCTATCTCATAAACTGTTTTAGCTCTTTCTTTATGATGAGATTAGGGTTAGAGAACAATTCTGACGAGAGCAGGGTCTTAAGCTTATATAGGGCTAGGTTAAGTAGTCTCTACCCATCACTAAGGGCCGACTTAACTAACACTCTAAGCCCATTGTAGGGGCTTTTTTATTCCAATAGCTACAGATGACCCTAGGTTGTTATAAAGAGCAAATAGGTGGAGTTGCCCCTAtgtctgagttcaagaatcagGCTCTAAGAGTGCTTCAAAAGGGTTCGTGGAGCCTTAGGAATTTTCTTTcaccaacaaaacaaacaactaCTTACATATCAATATTTTGGCTCGgcttgagaagcttgtgaCATGGGAGCTGAGCAATCATGAGCTTAGCATTAGAGAGAGAATGCTTGGATTTCCCATGAGAAACAGAGGTTCAAAGcaaggggagagagaaatttgggAAGATTTGTTAATAGAAGAGAGGAAAATATGAGGATGGAAAGATGGGTGGCTTGAATATATTTCCAGCCGCTTGACGAAAGCTTCGTCACACTCTTGGAAGGTtcaccaaaagagaaaaaggaaggagATGAGAGAGCATAGCttgaaattgaagggttccaGTAGTAAGAGAGGATGCTTGCTCGCTTTGGATGTGTTGTTTTTGCTGGGTAGGAGATACCCCCTTTTTATGGGCGCTGGAAGCTCCTCCTTTCCAAAAAACCCTAGCTGGTTCTTCCTAATTTTGTCAAGTCTTCTCCTCAATTTCCCTCTATCCATTTTGCTGTGTTGTTTTAGTTGAGTTGGTGTTGGAACCCTTGATCTAAACGCTTCTCTTCAATATAGAGAGCCTTTAGTTTGGACCGAGAGAATATTTTCACAGCCCCTCATTAAATGTTTTTGACACCCTTCTAATCACCTATCTCCCCTTATGACTTAAGCTTTTACTTGTAATTGGTCAAAAGACTCATATGTTGGAAGACAAAGGCAGCCATATGACAACTCTGTTCTTTGATTGGACGAGCTCTGGCACTTTGGGCAGTGACAAGCTCTTCCTTCCTCAGCTAGGAGAAACACTTAGGGTCAGTTGggcattgctgtgctgtgaaaataatcactGTCGAATTTGCTGTATGAGAAATCAGCTGTGAAagaaagcagtttggcgtttAGTAAACTTCTTGTTATAAGTGATTTTGGTATAATAATCAGTTTCTgagtgtttggtaaatttttatgtaaaaatgcTGTGAGCTGTGTATAATGACACAAAAGGGTATGAAGTTATTATTTAAGATTGCAATACCTAAACTCTAGATGTTACGACAGGAACTCACAAATAGATATAATAACAACTTAAAATTGTTAAGACCAATTGAAATTCACATATGGATATAATAATAACTCAAAATCTTCCCATCATGCTGCTAGTATTCAATGCCCTCCTTGCCTCTTTATCCATGGCCAACACAACAACCAATTGCCAATTAATGTCCAATTCACTTTGACCCCTCATTATCACTTTCCATATGTGTTATGTGTGCTCATATtgccttgtttttgtttttgtcaattAATATAGCATTTTATTGAAACCCAGAAAGAAAGTAGCAAAATACACCAAAgatccaaaaaaaagaagagggagTTTCAATTAATATAGTATATATGCACTCCTTTCCATATattttaagtaaatttagaaattaaaagaGTATAGATTGATGATGTTTTCAATTATCCTCTTTCAAGAAGGT
This genomic interval carries:
- the LOC18776948 gene encoding uncharacterized protein LOC18776948, with protein sequence MKSGYWQIQIAEKDRYKTKKYDKYESKSEPKKPYKTFKKKKYVGETSKNASKGKKGAVPTCYKCGKVGHYKSECKMKDKISNLSISEELKQQLCQIMLNSSDFEQESDNELAQLENEGLFESDTKTSSDSEDECACQFNDLKICVLTKEESLIIDLIDKIEDPEKKREALESYISLAKVGPSNLQPAVTNVRQPVENYSFKTIVNRMNDKIHKKEPTLNDLQCEVHDVKEELREIKNRVRILELYRPFSEKDTEEKSEQLEFENLMEEFQEKIELVRKESLQEEQVNTMKFVNSIDRVIALKWDKQQLQRFLGSLNYIKHFYKDLAQDSKLLYQRLKKNPVSWSDEHTKAVRRLKVKVKELPCLALANPEAFKIVETDASEIGYGGILKQRVNNSEQLVRFTSGVWKPAQKNYSTVKKEMLAIVHAVSKFESDLFNKKFLIRVDCKAAKDILFKDVKNLASKQIFERWQGILSAFDFDIEFIKGETNALLDFLPREFLQGAN